A single Coraliomargarita sinensis DNA region contains:
- a CDS encoding glycosyl hydrolase: MKASILFLFALLLGLSTAEASESLRASFQNPPESARAHTWWHWMNGNVTREGITADLEAMAAGHLGGATIFNIAGPHHNSHIPQGEADYLGPVWLDRIEHAANEAERLGLTLGMHNCAGWSTTGGPWVTPELGMQQLVSSERLVEGGQKLEIQLPRPPVTLNFYRDVALFAIPADADSDYRLPKWQAKAAQRATRSNRQPDLSPIPEGASIPYNAIIELTSQLNAEGRLTWEAPAGKWKLIRMGHTPTGMTNRPAPAAGTGLEIDKLRRDAVDLHWNQGIQPILDRLGKKAGPVFNEILIDSYEAGLHHWTPKMRDEFEQRRGYDPGPYLLALTGRAIESGGHTGRFYWDFRRTVADLFNENYYGYMAELCHARGLQFAAEPYTSTFEGMQVGSRADVPMGEFWVNGSYLFSLRMAASIANTTGKKIAGAEAFTASPEIGRWQNHPASLKQVGDLAWTLGINRYILHGWVHQPWLDLVPGMTMGQYGSHFGRTNTWWKPGHEWLAYIQRAQFLLQSGHAVKDVLCFAGNAAPNNSVYRRDLDAAGYGYDSCSTEAFLSLEVENGELVLPSGARYKLLFLRQDGFHTPEFARKLRDLVAAGARVYGPRPSHSPSLKNFPDSEKEVATIGKTLWGDAGSGFGVLNNYGKGYVYDGFPLVEALQAMNVEPQVGLPEGLTWTHRRTESTEIFFISNQSEQMISGEVDFRVNGRVPELWDAESGAQHVPISWRERRGRTYLPLKLAPGKSVFVVFEQEGSPPETDITKIEGPAGTARGSDYHTGQTGTIRFWDKGTYTLYGAKGETTEMRVDAIGPGQTIRGPWKVHFQSGAKTPAATEMDQLFAWEEHDDPAIRYFSGTGHYRTKFQYDGSANEPDKEVWLDLGEVHVIAEVTLNGQALRTLWHPPYRVEVTDALRDGNNTLEVSVSNLWINRLIGDAKFEEDVEWSDKSLKRWPDWLRHPSERPSERSTFATWKHWGPDDALRPSGLVGPVKLREARMVEVRK, translated from the coding sequence ATGAAAGCCTCCATCCTATTTCTTTTTGCCTTGTTGCTTGGTCTGTCCACAGCCGAAGCATCCGAATCCCTGAGGGCATCATTTCAAAATCCGCCGGAATCGGCCCGGGCCCACACCTGGTGGCACTGGATGAATGGGAACGTCACACGTGAAGGCATCACGGCCGATCTCGAGGCGATGGCGGCGGGCCATCTGGGTGGCGCGACTATCTTCAATATCGCGGGGCCACATCACAATAGTCACATCCCCCAAGGCGAGGCGGACTACCTGGGTCCGGTCTGGCTTGACAGGATCGAGCACGCCGCCAACGAGGCCGAGCGACTGGGTTTGACTTTGGGCATGCACAATTGCGCGGGTTGGTCCACCACCGGCGGGCCATGGGTCACGCCGGAACTGGGTATGCAACAGCTCGTCAGTTCCGAGCGATTGGTCGAAGGTGGACAAAAGCTCGAGATTCAGCTGCCACGCCCCCCGGTCACACTCAATTTCTACCGAGACGTGGCGCTCTTCGCCATCCCGGCCGATGCGGATTCCGATTACCGCCTGCCAAAATGGCAGGCCAAGGCAGCACAGCGGGCTACTCGTTCCAACCGTCAACCCGACCTGAGCCCGATTCCGGAAGGTGCCTCTATCCCTTACAATGCGATCATCGAACTGACGAGTCAGTTAAACGCAGAAGGCCGGCTCACCTGGGAGGCACCCGCCGGGAAGTGGAAACTGATCCGTATGGGACACACGCCCACCGGAATGACCAATCGCCCGGCACCGGCGGCGGGAACCGGGCTTGAAATCGACAAGCTTCGCCGCGACGCGGTGGACCTGCATTGGAATCAGGGCATCCAGCCGATCCTGGATCGCTTGGGCAAGAAAGCAGGCCCCGTCTTTAATGAGATTCTCATCGATAGCTATGAAGCGGGCCTGCACCACTGGACACCGAAGATGCGGGACGAGTTTGAGCAGCGGCGTGGTTACGACCCGGGGCCCTACCTGTTGGCACTGACGGGGCGGGCTATTGAGAGCGGCGGACATACGGGGCGCTTCTACTGGGATTTTCGGCGCACCGTCGCCGACCTCTTTAACGAAAACTACTACGGCTACATGGCGGAGCTCTGTCATGCCCGCGGCCTTCAATTTGCCGCCGAGCCCTACACCTCGACCTTCGAGGGCATGCAGGTGGGGAGTCGTGCGGATGTGCCCATGGGCGAGTTCTGGGTAAATGGGAGCTACCTCTTCTCGCTTCGCATGGCGGCCTCGATCGCCAATACGACCGGCAAAAAGATTGCGGGGGCCGAGGCCTTCACCGCAAGTCCGGAGATCGGACGCTGGCAAAACCATCCCGCCAGCCTAAAACAAGTCGGCGACCTTGCCTGGACCCTGGGCATCAATCGATACATCCTCCACGGCTGGGTTCACCAACCCTGGCTCGATCTGGTGCCAGGGATGACCATGGGCCAATATGGCAGCCACTTCGGGCGCACGAATACCTGGTGGAAACCGGGGCACGAATGGCTGGCTTACATCCAGCGCGCCCAATTTTTGCTCCAGTCGGGACACGCGGTGAAAGACGTCCTTTGCTTTGCCGGCAATGCCGCTCCGAACAATTCCGTCTACCGGCGCGACCTGGATGCCGCCGGCTACGGCTACGATTCCTGCAGCACGGAGGCCTTCCTTTCGCTGGAGGTGGAGAACGGCGAACTGGTGCTGCCGAGTGGCGCGCGCTACAAGTTGCTATTCCTCCGGCAGGATGGTTTCCATACTCCGGAGTTCGCCCGCAAGCTGCGCGACCTCGTCGCAGCCGGTGCCCGGGTTTACGGGCCGCGCCCCAGTCACAGCCCGAGCCTGAAAAACTTCCCCGACTCGGAGAAGGAAGTCGCCACCATCGGCAAGACGCTCTGGGGTGATGCGGGATCGGGCTTCGGCGTGCTCAACAACTACGGCAAGGGATACGTCTATGATGGCTTCCCGCTGGTGGAAGCCCTGCAAGCCATGAATGTCGAGCCACAGGTCGGTTTGCCTGAGGGGCTGACCTGGACCCATCGCCGCACCGAATCGACGGAAATTTTCTTTATCAGCAATCAGTCGGAGCAAATGATTTCGGGCGAAGTCGACTTCCGTGTCAATGGACGCGTCCCGGAGCTCTGGGACGCGGAATCGGGTGCCCAGCATGTGCCCATCTCATGGCGCGAGCGAAGGGGCAGGACTTATTTGCCTCTGAAACTCGCCCCGGGGAAATCCGTCTTTGTCGTCTTCGAACAAGAAGGGAGCCCTCCGGAAACGGATATTACCAAGATCGAAGGACCGGCCGGAACGGCGAGAGGATCCGACTACCACACGGGCCAGACCGGGACGATTCGTTTCTGGGATAAAGGAACCTACACCTTGTATGGCGCCAAAGGAGAGACCACAGAGATGCGGGTGGATGCGATCGGCCCCGGTCAGACGATCAGAGGGCCCTGGAAGGTTCATTTTCAAAGCGGGGCAAAGACACCGGCGGCCACCGAAATGGATCAACTCTTCGCTTGGGAAGAACATGATGACCCGGCGATCCGTTACTTCTCGGGAACCGGGCACTACCGCACAAAATTTCAATATGACGGATCGGCGAATGAACCGGACAAGGAGGTCTGGCTCGATCTGGGCGAGGTCCACGTCATCGCTGAGGTGACATTGAATGGTCAAGCGCTTCGCACCCTCTGGCATCCCCCCTATCGGGTCGAAGTCACCGATGCGCTCCGCGACGGAAATAACACACTTGAAGTCTCGGTCAGCAACCTCTGGATCAACCGCCTGATCGGGGATGCCAAATTCGAGGAGGATGTCGAGTGGAGCGACAAGTCGCTCAAGCGCTGGCCGGACTGGTTGCGCCACCCGTCCGAGCGCCCCTCCGAGCGCAGCACCTTCGCCACCTGGAAGCACTGGGGTCCGGACGATGCCTTGCGCCCGTCCGGGCTCGTCGGCCCGGTGAAGCTGCGCGAGGCAAGGATGGTTGAGGTCCGAAAATAG
- a CDS encoding GxxExxY protein, whose translation MSVENSEYFGPEGYAMIGAAFEVHRELGGGMSEEIYQESFELELGFRSIEFIPKGELQLYYKGHLLEKKYYPDLLVSGEIITELKAVKALNPEHERQLLNYMRITRKAVGYLVNFGPLDKLEWKRYMLKEYIPK comes from the coding sequence ATGAGCGTAGAAAATTCAGAATACTTTGGGCCAGAAGGCTACGCCATGATTGGTGCTGCATTTGAAGTTCACCGCGAGCTGGGAGGAGGTATGAGCGAGGAAATTTACCAAGAGAGCTTTGAACTCGAATTGGGGTTCCGGTCGATCGAGTTCATTCCGAAAGGTGAACTACAACTATACTACAAGGGACATTTGCTGGAAAAGAAATATTATCCCGACCTGCTCGTATCCGGTGAGATCATCACCGAATTGAAAGCAGTCAAAGCGCTAAATCCCGAGCATGAGCGGCAGCTTTTGAATTACATGCGCATCACTCGCAAAGCGGTCGGCTATTTGGTAAACTTCGGCCCGCTGGATAAGTTGGAGTGGAAACGTTACATGCTAAAAGAATATATCCCAAAGTGA
- a CDS encoding sialate O-acetylesterase, translated as MPKLSPLVLLSLVLVGSVSAKEKHLFILSGQSNMAALKPELTFTPAVEKAFGAENVTVVKDAQKGAPIRKWYYDYKYPDKREIKGRDLETLGKKYTDLMEAVKNATEGKSYDTVTFIWMQGERDAREGLSEVYAKSFRGILDQLKKDLDRSEINFVLGRISDFDMENAKYPHWTKIREIQMAIAESDPRGAWVDTDEMNGGGPGTSGGGLHYNGAGYKALGQRFAEEAIALIKKH; from the coding sequence ATGCCTAAATTATCCCCGCTCGTTCTTCTCTCTTTAGTCCTCGTCGGCTCCGTCTCGGCTAAAGAAAAGCACCTCTTCATCCTCTCCGGTCAATCGAACATGGCGGCTCTGAAGCCGGAGCTGACTTTCACGCCTGCGGTGGAAAAAGCCTTCGGCGCGGAAAATGTTACCGTGGTCAAGGATGCTCAGAAAGGCGCACCGATCCGCAAATGGTATTACGATTACAAATACCCGGACAAGCGGGAGATCAAGGGGAGGGACTTGGAGACCCTTGGTAAAAAATATACGGACCTGATGGAGGCGGTTAAAAACGCGACCGAGGGGAAAAGCTACGACACGGTCACTTTCATCTGGATGCAAGGGGAACGGGATGCCCGGGAAGGCCTTTCCGAAGTCTACGCCAAGAGTTTCCGGGGCATCCTGGATCAGCTGAAGAAGGATCTGGATCGCTCCGAAATCAATTTCGTCCTCGGACGGATCAGCGATTTTGATATGGAGAATGCCAAATATCCGCATTGGACGAAGATCCGCGAGATCCAGATGGCGATTGCGGAGTCGGATCCGCGGGGCGCCTGGGTCGACACCGATGAAATGAATGGCGGTGGCCCCGGCACATCCGGCGGCGGCCTCCATTACAACGGGGCCGGCTACAAGGCACTCGGCCAGCGCTTTGCCGAGGAAGCAATCGCGTTGATCAAGAAGCACTGA
- a CDS encoding PEP-CTERM sorting domain-containing protein, whose protein sequence is MKKQTSLALVLSGFGLFAAIGNANAQASITYSGEQENVDPKTESLPTEPDSFGWRNPTPVKTFDVDGDNIIGTDGYDGRAGTSLPAYITNYNKSGGGNPFGYVDDPTDPTGIDDARSGFYGGTDDRDLFWFQIDGSALDGQTLGVSIMFDTFGSGTQTYFLEQRDGGTGGAVLTAANSGLLTHDDDGYDWAFFEIDGAVAGDWFVLKSVRGTAGRSTFSQVAFDTAAVPEPSTFALLAGLLGLASVMLRRR, encoded by the coding sequence ATGAAAAAACAAACCTCACTAGCCTTGGTTTTATCTGGATTTGGGCTTTTTGCAGCAATTGGTAATGCTAATGCGCAAGCAAGCATTACCTACAGTGGCGAGCAGGAAAACGTAGATCCGAAAACAGAATCTTTGCCCACAGAACCGGATTCTTTCGGCTGGCGTAATCCAACGCCGGTTAAGACCTTCGATGTGGATGGTGACAACATCATAGGCACTGATGGTTACGATGGTCGTGCTGGAACCAGTCTTCCAGCTTACATTACCAACTATAATAAATCTGGTGGCGGCAATCCATTCGGCTATGTTGATGACCCGACAGACCCCACCGGGATCGATGACGCACGTTCCGGCTTTTACGGCGGCACTGACGATCGTGACCTGTTTTGGTTTCAGATTGATGGATCTGCGCTTGATGGCCAGACCCTCGGTGTATCCATCATGTTTGATACTTTCGGATCCGGAACCCAGACCTATTTTCTTGAACAGAGGGATGGAGGAACTGGCGGTGCCGTGCTTACCGCTGCAAACTCCGGACTTCTGACCCATGACGACGATGGTTATGACTGGGCATTCTTTGAAATCGATGGTGCTGTTGCTGGAGATTGGTTCGTTTTGAAATCGGTAAGAGGTACTGCAGGCCGCTCCACTTTTAGCCAAGTTGCCTTTGACACGGCTGCCGTTCCTGAGCCTTCGACCTTTGCTCTGCTCGCCGGTCTCCTCGGCTTGGCTTCAGTCATGCTTCGCCGTCGATAA
- a CDS encoding sialate O-acetylesterase, with protein MAAVKSATEGKRYDSVTFIWMQGERDAREGLSEVYAESFRGILDQLKKDLDRSEINFVLGRISDFHMENTKYPHWTKIREIQMAIAESDPRGAWVDTDEMNGGGPGTSGGGLHYNGAGYKALGQRFAEEAIALIKRHRS; from the coding sequence ATGGCCGCGGTGAAAAGCGCGACCGAAGGCAAACGCTACGATTCCGTCACCTTCATCTGGATGCAGGGTGAACGCGATGCCCGGGAGGGCCTTTCCGAAGTCTACGCTGAGAGTTTCCGTGGCATTCTGGATCAGCTGAAAAAGGATCTGGATCGCTCCGAAATCAATTTCGTCCTCGGGCGGATCAGCGATTTTCATATGGAGAATACCAAATATCCGCACTGGACGAAGATCCGCGAGATCCAGATGGCGATTGCCGAGTCGGATCCGCGGGGCGCCTGGGTCGACACTGATGAAATGAATGGCGGTGGCCCCGGCACATCCGGTGGCGGCCTCCATTACAACGGAGCCGGCTACAAGGCGCTCGGCCAGCGCTTCGCCGAGGAAGCCATTGCGTTGATCAAGCGGCACAGATCCTAA